The following proteins are encoded in a genomic region of Streptomyces collinus Tu 365:
- a CDS encoding MerR family transcriptional regulator → MRTSGDGTAGGAPGRGFGESGPYPPPSSQPRSRGGYAHPGSASDPAPQRPTAVPNGGGAASMGTEEIGYRGPTACAAAGITYRQLDYWARTGLVEPSVRPALGSGTQRLYSFRDVVVLKIVKRFLDTGVSLQNIRTAVQHLRERGFRDLERMTLMSDGATVYECTSPDEVHALLQGGQGIFGIAVGVVWRDVESALSQLHGERVDTGETLVGHNPADELARRRNRAV, encoded by the coding sequence GTGAGAACGAGCGGCGACGGTACGGCTGGGGGCGCCCCCGGACGAGGGTTCGGGGAGAGCGGTCCGTACCCTCCCCCGAGTTCTCAGCCGCGCTCGCGCGGGGGGTACGCCCATCCCGGCAGCGCGAGCGACCCCGCCCCGCAGCGACCTACGGCGGTGCCGAACGGCGGAGGGGCGGCGTCCATGGGGACCGAGGAGATCGGGTACCGCGGGCCCACCGCCTGCGCGGCCGCCGGCATCACCTACCGGCAACTGGACTACTGGGCCCGCACCGGGCTCGTCGAGCCGAGCGTGCGGCCCGCCTTGGGGTCGGGCACCCAGCGCCTCTACAGCTTCCGGGACGTCGTCGTCCTCAAGATCGTCAAGCGGTTCCTGGACACCGGTGTCTCGCTGCAGAACATCCGGACGGCCGTCCAGCACCTCAGGGAACGCGGTTTCCGCGACCTGGAGCGCATGACGCTCATGAGTGACGGCGCGACGGTGTACGAGTGCACCTCGCCCGACGAGGTCCACGCGCTGCTCCAGGGCGGTCAGGGCATCTTCGGCATCGCCGTCGGCGTGGTCTGGCGGGACGTGGAAAGCGCGCTCTCACAGCTGCACGGCGAGCGGGTGGACACCGGGGAGACGCTGGTCGGGCACAACCCGGCGGACGAGCTGGCACGGCGGCGCAACCGGGCCGTCTGA
- a CDS encoding bifunctional nuclease family protein — protein sequence MNELDVVGVRVEMPSNQPIVLLREVGGDRYLPIWIGPGEATAIAFAQQGMAPARPLTHDLFKDVLEAVGQELTEVRITDLREGVFYAELVFASGVEVSARPSDAIALALRTGTPIYGSDSVLDDAGIAIPDEQEDEVEKFREFLDQISPEDFGTSSQ from the coding sequence GTGAACGAGCTCGATGTCGTAGGTGTCCGGGTGGAAATGCCCTCCAACCAACCGATCGTGCTCCTGCGCGAAGTGGGGGGCGACCGCTACCTCCCCATCTGGATCGGGCCTGGGGAGGCGACGGCGATCGCCTTCGCCCAGCAGGGCATGGCCCCCGCGCGACCGCTGACCCACGACCTGTTCAAGGACGTGCTGGAGGCCGTCGGCCAGGAGCTGACCGAAGTACGCATCACGGATCTGCGTGAGGGCGTCTTCTACGCGGAGCTGGTCTTCGCCAGCGGGGTCGAGGTGAGCGCCCGTCCTTCCGACGCCATAGCGCTCGCCCTGCGCACCGGGACGCCGATCTACGGCAGCGACTCGGTGCTGGACGACGCCGGCATCGCGATCCCGGACGAGCAGGAGGACGAGGTGGAGAAGTTCCGCGAGTTCCTCGACCAGATCTCGCCCGAGGACTTCGGCACCAGCAGCCAGTGA